A stretch of the Porifericola rhodea genome encodes the following:
- a CDS encoding DUF1593 domain-containing protein produces the protein MKNLLLLFTFSLNFIICSAPSQTVNDNLKVIVTTDGEFDDRCSMVRFLLYANEFDVKGIVHTSSKFHWKGRGSVAGHQWHDVSWIEEHLEAYENVYDKLIVHSSTYPSPTYLRSIVAEGNIDLAGDMEHETEGSQLIVKVLLENDDKPVYLQAWGGANTIARALKTIDEKYPNRKKEVSQKARLYLIMQQDSTFEQYIKPNWPELTTLISTAFPAIGYPWKKSIPDSLQHYYSSEWMNEYLFKGNGPLLEIYKNHLYGARQTGAFISEGDSPAFMYSIPNGLNSKLDPSWGSWGGRFKEKNSTWQSAEDEEGLYQSIYRWIPAFQHDFAARAKWCVSSNYHEANHPPQVRINCKEQLKAKPGEYIQIDASSSTDPDGDTLNFNWWQYHEAGTYQKPIALDGAKTSSIRFKISETAKPGQSLHIICEVSDNAYPSMTRYKRVVILIK, from the coding sequence ATGAAAAACCTTTTACTACTTTTTACATTTAGCCTCAATTTTATCATCTGTTCAGCACCTTCACAAACTGTTAATGACAATCTAAAAGTGATTGTAACAACAGATGGTGAATTTGACGATCGTTGCTCCATGGTTAGGTTTTTACTTTATGCAAATGAGTTTGATGTAAAAGGGATTGTGCATACTAGTTCAAAGTTCCACTGGAAGGGTAGGGGTAGTGTAGCTGGCCATCAGTGGCATGATGTATCCTGGATTGAGGAGCATTTGGAGGCATATGAAAATGTATACGATAAGCTTATCGTTCATAGTAGTACATATCCGTCACCTACCTATCTCAGAAGTATTGTAGCAGAAGGAAATATAGACCTGGCGGGTGATATGGAGCATGAAACAGAAGGTTCTCAACTGATTGTAAAGGTATTACTAGAAAATGACGATAAACCGGTATACTTACAAGCCTGGGGAGGTGCTAATACTATTGCCCGTGCTTTAAAAACAATAGATGAAAAGTACCCAAATAGAAAAAAGGAAGTGAGTCAGAAGGCAAGACTCTACCTTATTATGCAACAGGATTCAACATTTGAGCAGTACATTAAGCCTAACTGGCCCGAACTTACTACTCTTATTAGTACAGCTTTTCCCGCTATTGGCTATCCATGGAAGAAAAGTATTCCTGACAGTTTGCAGCACTACTATTCCTCAGAATGGATGAATGAGTATTTATTCAAGGGGAATGGGCCTCTGTTAGAAATTTATAAAAATCATTTGTATGGAGCACGTCAGACTGGTGCGTTCATTTCTGAAGGTGACTCTCCTGCTTTTATGTATAGCATACCAAATGGATTAAATAGCAAACTAGATCCTTCATGGGGAAGCTGGGGTGGTAGGTTTAAAGAAAAAAACAGTACCTGGCAAAGCGCAGAAGATGAAGAAGGTTTGTATCAATCAATCTATCGGTGGATTCCAGCATTTCAACATGATTTTGCTGCAAGGGCCAAGTGGTGTGTTTCAAGCAATTATCATGAAGCGAATCATCCACCTCAGGTAAGAATAAACTGTAAAGAGCAATTGAAAGCAAAACCTGGAGAGTACATTCAAATAGATGCCTCTTCTTCTACTGATCCAGATGGAGATACACTTAACTTTAACTGGTGGCAATATCATGAAGCAGGAACTTACCAGAAACCAATTGCATTGGATGGGGCTAAAACTTCTTCAATTAGATTTAAAATTTCAGAAACAGCCAAGCCAGGCCAAAGTCTACATATCATTTGTGAGGTATCCGATAATGCCTATCCTTCCATGACCCGTTACAAACGAGTGGTAATTCTGATAAAATAA
- a CDS encoding OmpA family protein, with protein sequence MAQSQLIQQGDRYFQEMAFVRALDYYQSAYKKDSTNHEAKLKIAESYRKLNQPEKAEKWYALAIQEESSTSAEYYLYYAEALSSNGKYEEAKEWYEKYAQKQGKERRVLNRIKGIENQQALYRNEDYLTVSEAPFNSEQSDFAPTFFENSIVFTSARSGRGNFAWDNSSYLDLYKLNGENGKAEALSKEINTKYHEGTAVFFDNDTKVIFTRSHYHEKKLGRSKEGINKLKLLYAEKKENGKWTKPELLPFNSAEYSCGHPTMSSDNRLYFSSDMPGGFGGTDIYTTRMENGEWQEPKNMGKDINTEGNEMFPYLHNDAELYFASNGREGLGGLDIFGVDIKVDESSHITNLGYPINTSSDDFALIVNSDGRSGYFSSNREGGKGNDDIYTFTSTKSLLDQWVVKGAITDAKDGRKLKGAKVILQGENNNILASTYANEEGYYQFNIQPDTKYTVLAQQEDYREKLKSFEADITETSSEINLDLKRDLDFSLFGLITENNSSQPIPGVEIIIVDKSSNEEVLKVTTTKEGSFNHVLENGKINDHLSFEIQLSKKGYLNKTTDFETVLKQPGQINLHDVLNVKLDKIEIGTDIGELIDVQPIYFDLGKYNIRKDAAIELNKIVKVMKENPTIEIELGSHTDARGSASSNMRLSDNRAKASADYIVSQGISAVRIKGKGYGESQLKNRCKDGVKCSEDEHQINRRTEFKITKF encoded by the coding sequence ATGGCACAAAGCCAGCTTATTCAACAGGGTGATCGTTACTTTCAAGAAATGGCATTTGTCCGAGCCCTGGACTACTATCAGTCTGCCTACAAAAAGGACAGTACCAACCACGAAGCTAAACTCAAAATTGCAGAAAGCTATCGCAAACTAAATCAGCCGGAAAAAGCAGAAAAGTGGTATGCATTAGCAATACAGGAGGAAAGCTCTACTTCTGCAGAATACTACTTGTATTATGCTGAGGCATTAAGCAGTAATGGAAAGTATGAAGAGGCCAAAGAGTGGTACGAAAAATACGCACAGAAGCAGGGAAAGGAAAGAAGAGTACTAAACCGCATAAAGGGTATAGAAAATCAGCAGGCTCTGTATCGTAATGAGGATTATTTAACAGTAAGTGAAGCTCCTTTTAACTCTGAGCAATCAGATTTTGCCCCTACCTTTTTTGAAAATTCAATTGTATTTACATCAGCCAGAAGTGGTAGAGGTAATTTTGCCTGGGACAACTCAAGTTATCTGGATCTGTATAAACTAAATGGTGAAAACGGAAAAGCAGAAGCCCTAAGTAAGGAGATTAACACTAAATATCATGAAGGTACAGCTGTCTTTTTTGATAACGATACTAAGGTGATATTTACGCGCAGCCATTACCATGAAAAAAAGTTGGGCAGAAGTAAAGAGGGTATTAACAAGCTTAAGCTACTCTACGCAGAAAAGAAAGAAAATGGAAAGTGGACTAAGCCTGAGTTGCTTCCATTTAACAGTGCTGAATACTCATGTGGTCACCCCACGATGTCTAGCGATAATAGGCTTTACTTTTCCAGCGATATGCCAGGTGGGTTTGGTGGCACAGATATCTATACTACCAGAATGGAAAACGGTGAATGGCAGGAGCCTAAGAACATGGGTAAAGATATCAATACTGAAGGAAATGAGATGTTTCCATATCTTCATAATGATGCAGAACTTTATTTTGCCAGTAATGGTAGAGAAGGCTTAGGAGGATTAGATATTTTTGGTGTAGATATAAAAGTAGATGAGTCAAGTCACATCACTAATCTGGGGTACCCGATTAATACATCAAGCGATGACTTTGCTCTTATTGTAAATTCAGATGGTCGTTCTGGGTATTTTTCTAGTAATAGAGAAGGAGGGAAGGGAAATGATGATATTTATACATTCACTTCTACTAAATCCTTACTGGACCAATGGGTGGTTAAAGGTGCAATAACTGATGCGAAAGACGGTCGTAAGCTGAAAGGGGCAAAAGTGATCTTGCAAGGTGAGAACAACAATATACTTGCTAGCACTTATGCAAACGAAGAAGGTTATTACCAGTTTAATATTCAGCCAGATACCAAATACACTGTGCTGGCACAGCAGGAGGATTATCGGGAAAAACTAAAAAGTTTTGAAGCAGACATTACCGAGACAAGCTCTGAAATAAACCTGGATCTTAAAAGAGATTTAGATTTCTCACTGTTTGGTTTAATCACTGAAAATAATTCATCTCAGCCCATTCCTGGTGTGGAAATTATTATTGTAGATAAGTCTTCTAACGAAGAAGTTTTAAAAGTTACTACTACAAAAGAGGGTTCATTTAACCATGTTTTAGAAAATGGTAAGATAAACGATCACTTGAGTTTTGAAATTCAGCTTTCAAAAAAAGGATACTTAAATAAGACTACTGATTTTGAAACAGTACTTAAACAGCCTGGGCAAATTAATCTCCATGATGTTCTAAATGTAAAACTGGATAAAATTGAAATTGGAACAGATATAGGAGAGTTAATAGACGTTCAGCCGATCTATTTTGATCTGGGTAAATATAACATACGAAAAGACGCCGCCATTGAATTAAATAAAATTGTTAAAGTGATGAAGGAAAACCCTACTATTGAAATAGAGCTAGGCTCTCATACCGATGCCCGGGGAAGTGCTTCATCTAATATGCGTCTTTCAGATAACAGGGCTAAGGCTTCTGCGGATTATATAGTTTCTCAAGGTATTAGTGCTGTCCGGATAAAAGGGAAAGGCTATGGAGAAAGTCAACTGAAAAACCGTTGTAAAGATGGTGTAAAATGTTCAGAAGATGAGCATCAGATAAACCGTAGAACTGAATTCAAAATCACAAAATTTTAG
- a CDS encoding PorP/SprF family type IX secretion system membrane protein translates to MRSISKWLLMVCISMCSTLAYAQQQAMFTQYMFNGLAINPAYAGSHESLSLTALGREQWLGLEGAPSSQTFSAHAPLRNKKIALGMLFTHDQIGETNQYGAYAIYAYRLKLAKGILSAGLQAGFNTYKASFSQVFVRQGDDGAFNADELHSFLPNFGAGAYYNTRRFYVGFSLPHLLNNAYPGQEDTQARQYRHWFLTSGYVFDLNHNLKLKPNMLIKAVEGAPLEVDINANLLIKELVWFGLSYRSFDAMSALLEFQATQQFKFGYAYDYTLTDLKQFHTGTHELMLNYRFLKKDKKMLTPRYF, encoded by the coding sequence ATGAGATCTATTTCAAAATGGTTATTGATGGTTTGCATAAGTATGTGTTCAACACTTGCTTATGCCCAGCAGCAAGCCATGTTCACACAGTATATGTTTAATGGATTGGCCATTAATCCAGCATATGCCGGAAGTCATGAGTCCTTAAGTCTAACCGCTTTGGGGCGAGAGCAATGGCTGGGGCTTGAGGGTGCACCGAGTAGCCAGACATTCTCGGCACATGCTCCATTGAGAAACAAAAAAATAGCGTTGGGTATGCTGTTTACACATGACCAGATTGGAGAAACCAATCAGTATGGTGCGTATGCTATCTATGCCTATCGCTTAAAATTAGCAAAAGGAATACTATCTGCAGGACTACAGGCTGGCTTTAATACCTATAAAGCCAGCTTTAGTCAGGTATTTGTCAGACAGGGAGATGATGGTGCTTTCAATGCTGACGAATTGCACTCCTTTTTACCAAATTTTGGTGCGGGGGCTTACTATAATACCCGAAGGTTCTATGTAGGCTTTTCTTTACCCCATTTGCTAAACAATGCTTATCCTGGGCAGGAAGATACTCAGGCTCGTCAGTATCGTCACTGGTTTCTTACCTCTGGTTATGTATTTGACCTGAACCATAACTTGAAATTGAAGCCTAATATGTTGATTAAAGCAGTAGAGGGCGCTCCATTAGAAGTGGATATTAATGCCAACCTCTTGATTAAGGAGCTGGTCTGGTTTGGCTTGTCGTATCGTTCTTTTGATGCTATGAGTGCACTATTAGAGTTTCAAGCTACCCAACAGTTCAAATTTGGTTATGCTTACGATTATACTTTAACCGACCTCAAGCAATTTCATACAGGTACGCATGAGCTTATGCTGAATTATCGCTTCCTTAAGAAAGATAAAAAAATGCTTACGCCACGATATTTTTAA